One window from the genome of Andreesenia angusta encodes:
- a CDS encoding N-acetylmuramoyl-L-alanine amidase: MLPIQFYPIFHNHNKDTNKPKYIVIHDTGNPNAGAINHWKYFGGGNRNASAHYFVDNENIIQIIKDSDSAWHCGDGKGKYGITNNNSLSIEICLTGNLEKSIANAKDLAEHLMKKYSIPSENVVRHYDASRKTCPRSMSGSDWKRWNIFKSELAKVSPSIPKPNKSPNQEASFRVQVGAYSKRENALNMVSRLKAAGFDAIIKTN; this comes from the coding sequence ATGCTTCCAATACAGTTCTATCCTATATTCCACAACCACAACAAAGACACCAACAAGCCCAAGTATATAGTTATCCATGACACCGGCAACCCAAATGCAGGGGCCATAAACCATTGGAAATACTTCGGAGGTGGAAATAGGAATGCCTCGGCGCACTACTTCGTGGACAATGAGAACATCATCCAGATCATAAAAGATTCGGACTCTGCGTGGCACTGCGGCGACGGAAAAGGAAAGTACGGCATAACTAACAACAACAGCCTGTCCATAGAGATATGCCTTACAGGAAATCTAGAGAAGTCCATAGCCAACGCCAAGGACCTTGCAGAGCACCTTATGAAAAAATACAGTATCCCTTCAGAAAACGTTGTCAGACATTATGACGCCAGCAGAAAGACTTGTCCTCGCAGTATGAGCGGCAGTGACTGGAAACGCTGGAACATATTCAAAAGCGAGCTCGCCAAAGTCTCGCCCTCAATACCAAAGCCCAATAAATCTCCAAATCAAGAAGCTTCATTTCGCGTACAGGTGGGAGCCTACTCCAAAAGAGAGAACGCCCTAAACATGGTTTCCAGGCTTAAAGCTGCTGGATTCGACGCGATTATAAAGACGAACTAA